In Gopherus flavomarginatus isolate rGopFla2 chromosome 5, rGopFla2.mat.asm, whole genome shotgun sequence, one DNA window encodes the following:
- the ZNF770 gene encoding zinc finger protein 770 isoform X1 gives MFKIQQCVTANRIPRKRPYRCDICYKQFETPSKLARHYLIHTGQKPFECHVCHKTFRQLVHLERHQLTHKLPFKCNICHRNFKNLITFLKHQQLHNENYQSDIKQAKKSLDAKQDRQLYGIFHCSVCQKSFTTEERWMLHQCTKSDHLHSARRRKKTHMCETCNKMFPSRSKLERHLLIHTGQKPFKCSLCGKSFRQSTHLKIHQLTHTEERPFQCCFCQKGFKMQSKLLKHKQLHVRNKSLPKVLYRAKPSKYPRPQNSLEGKRDNFENVDTYEPLGNNPLDVHSIYIVPFQCPVCEQCFETERLLNLHKCFYLRDGKNSNSGKSAYSHKANIKSKVLMKLKHAGEKASDSSLSDRKKNKTSHFKSYDLFASNEQHSDWNASPKTSKNYHSKLVRHKTISDKKKRTFVMPFSWQEHLQKHKLEINLNGIITGESMLNMDDSVHNKDDSLYGSLDADFFGNPEAALHCAFSAPPKNIHNRHKVCKCDRCEKIFPSSSKLQRHYLIHTGQKPFGCKVCGKTFRQSAHLKRHQLTHTEKTPYKSPVCQVEFENLNKLFSHQGDGIEFESSQPVGYSKRPSQASGFPEFELIQSNQAGEIKLESGDFVLGMSSRNTLPYLCSKSLEMEQSHYSHWYDFSGGMEKSEAIKKFYQCSVCFKTFKSPSKLERHYLMHAGQKPFECSVCGKTFRQAPHLKRHHLTHFKKKS, from the coding sequence atgttcaaaattcaGCAATGTGTAACAGCTAACAGGATACCCAGGAAAAGGCCATATAGATGTGACATCTGCTATAAACAATTTGAAACACCATCAAAATTAGCTAGGCATTATCTTATACACACTGGTCAAAAGCCATTTGAATGTCATGTATGTCATAAAACTTTTAGACAGCTAGTCCATTTGGAAAGACATCAGCTAACCCATAAACTTCCTTTTAAATGTAACATTTGCCATAGGAACTTCAAaaatttaattacttttttaaaGCATCAACAGCTTCATAATGAAAACTACCAGAGTGATATTAAGCAAGCTAAAAAATCATTGGATGCCAAGCAAGATAGGCAGTTGTATGGAATATTTCAttgttctgtttgccagaaatcTTTTACAACAGAAGAGCGGTGGATGCTGCATCAGTGCACAAAGTCAGATCATCTGCACAGTgccaggaggagaaagaaaactcATATGTGTGAAACATGTAACAAGATGTTTCCATCACGATCTAAGCTGGAAAGACACTTGCTGATTCACACTGGCCAGAAACCTTTTAAATGTTCCTTGTGTGGGAAATCTTTCAGGCAGTCAACACATTTGAAAATCCATCAGCTCACACACACAGAAGAGAGGCCTTTCCAGTGTTGTTTTTGTCAGAAGGGATTTAAGATGCAGAGCAAACTCCTGAAGCACAAGCAACTCCATGTCAGAAATAAATCTCTTCCCAAAGTCCTTTACAGAGCAAAGCCTTCTAAATACCCTAGACCTCAGAACTCACTGGAAGGAAAAAGGGATAATTTTGAGAATGTTGATACTTATGAGCCCCTGGGGAATAATCCACTTGATGTTCACTCTATTTATATTGTACCTTTTCAGTGCCCAGTGTGCGAGCAGTGTTTTGAAACAGAGCGGCTTCTAAATTTGCACAAATGTTTTTACCTGAGAGATGGCAAAAATTCAAACAGTGGCAAATCAGCCTACAGCCACAAAGCCAACATTAAAAGTAAAGTCCTGATGAAACTCAAACATGCTGGAGAAAAGGCATCAGATTCATCTCTgtctgacagaaaaaaaaataaaacaagtcacTTTAAAAGTTATGACCTGTTTGCATCTAATGAGCAGCATTCTGATTGGAATGCTTCCCCTAAAACTTCTAAGAATTATCATAGCAAGCTTGTCAGGCACAAGACAATTAGTGATAAGAAGAAAAGGACATTTGTCATGCCATTTTCCTGGCAAGAGCACCTACAAAAGCACAAATTAGAAATTAATTTAAATGGTATAATTACTGGTGAAAGCATGTTAAACATGGATGATTCGGTTCATAATAAAGATGACTCTCTTTATGGTTCATTGGATGCTGATTTCTTTGGTAATCCAGAAGCAGCACTTCACTGTGCTTTTTCAGCTCCTCCTAAAAATATACATAATAGACACAAAGTGTGTAAATGTGACAGATGTGAAAAAATCTTTCCTTCTTCATCCAAACTTCAAAGACATTATCTTATTCACACAGGACAGAAGCCCTTTGGTTGTAAAGTTTGTGGGAAGACATTTAGACAGTCAGCTCACTTAAAAAGACATCAGCTTACCCATACTGAAAAGACGCCATATAAAAGCCCTGTTTGCCAGGTGGAATTTGAAAATCTGAACAAACTTTTTAGTCATCAGGGAGATGGCATTGAATTTGAGTCCTCTCAGCCTGTGGGTTATTCCAAAAGACCTTCACAGGCATCTGGCTTTCCAGAATTTGAGCTGATTCAGTCAAATCAAGCAGGTGAAATCAAGCTAGAGTCTGGGGACTTTGTTCTTGGCATGAGCAGTAGAAACACACTGCCGTATTTGTGTAGTAAGTCGTTGGAAATGGAGCAAAGCCATTACAGTCACTGGTATGATTTTTCTGGAGGTATGGAAAAAAGTGAAGCTATTAAGAAGTTTTATCAGTGCAGTGTCTGCTTTAAAACTTTCAAATCACCTTCCAAACTTGAAAGGCACTATTTAATGCATGCTGGACAGAAGCCATTTGAATGTTCAGTTTGTGGTAAAACTTTCAGACAGGCCCCACATTTGAAAAGGCATCACCTTActcactttaaaaagaaatcctaA
- the ZNF770 gene encoding zinc finger protein 770 isoform X2 — protein sequence MFKIQQCVTANRIPRKRPYRCDICYKQFETPSKLARHYLIHTGQKPFECHVCHKTFRQLVHLERHQLTHKLPFKCNICHRNFKNLITFLKHQQLHNENYQSDIKQAKKSLDAKQDRQLYGIFHCSVCQKSFTTEERWMLHQCTKSDHLHSARRRKKTHMCETCNKMFPSRSKLERHLLIHTGQKPFKCSLCGKSFRQSTHLKIHQLTHTEERPFQCCFCQKGFKMQSKLLKHKQLHVRNKSLPKVLYRAKPSKYPRPQNSLEGKRDNFENVDTYEPLGNNPLDVHSIYIVPFQCPVCEQCFETERLLNLHKCFYLRDGKNSNSGKSAYSHKANIKSKVLMKLKHAGEKASDSSLSDRKKNKTSHFKSYDLFASNEQHSDWNASPKTSKNYHSKLVRHKTISDKKKRTFVMPFSWQEHLQKHKLEINLNGIITGESMLNMDDSVHNKDDSLYGSLDADFFGNPEAALHCAFSAPPKNIHNRHKVCKCDRCEKIFPSSSKLQRHYLIHTGQKPFGCKVCGKTFRQSAHLKRHQLTHTEKTPYKSPVCQVEFENLNKLFSHQGDGIEFESSQPVGYSKRPSQASGFPEFELIQSNQAGEIKLESGDFVLGMSSRNTLPYLCSKSLEMEQSHYSHWYDFSGDQVIQEKKKGVGKGRSGGESPEGKITSTTVTRD from the exons atgttcaaaattcaGCAATGTGTAACAGCTAACAGGATACCCAGGAAAAGGCCATATAGATGTGACATCTGCTATAAACAATTTGAAACACCATCAAAATTAGCTAGGCATTATCTTATACACACTGGTCAAAAGCCATTTGAATGTCATGTATGTCATAAAACTTTTAGACAGCTAGTCCATTTGGAAAGACATCAGCTAACCCATAAACTTCCTTTTAAATGTAACATTTGCCATAGGAACTTCAAaaatttaattacttttttaaaGCATCAACAGCTTCATAATGAAAACTACCAGAGTGATATTAAGCAAGCTAAAAAATCATTGGATGCCAAGCAAGATAGGCAGTTGTATGGAATATTTCAttgttctgtttgccagaaatcTTTTACAACAGAAGAGCGGTGGATGCTGCATCAGTGCACAAAGTCAGATCATCTGCACAGTgccaggaggagaaagaaaactcATATGTGTGAAACATGTAACAAGATGTTTCCATCACGATCTAAGCTGGAAAGACACTTGCTGATTCACACTGGCCAGAAACCTTTTAAATGTTCCTTGTGTGGGAAATCTTTCAGGCAGTCAACACATTTGAAAATCCATCAGCTCACACACACAGAAGAGAGGCCTTTCCAGTGTTGTTTTTGTCAGAAGGGATTTAAGATGCAGAGCAAACTCCTGAAGCACAAGCAACTCCATGTCAGAAATAAATCTCTTCCCAAAGTCCTTTACAGAGCAAAGCCTTCTAAATACCCTAGACCTCAGAACTCACTGGAAGGAAAAAGGGATAATTTTGAGAATGTTGATACTTATGAGCCCCTGGGGAATAATCCACTTGATGTTCACTCTATTTATATTGTACCTTTTCAGTGCCCAGTGTGCGAGCAGTGTTTTGAAACAGAGCGGCTTCTAAATTTGCACAAATGTTTTTACCTGAGAGATGGCAAAAATTCAAACAGTGGCAAATCAGCCTACAGCCACAAAGCCAACATTAAAAGTAAAGTCCTGATGAAACTCAAACATGCTGGAGAAAAGGCATCAGATTCATCTCTgtctgacagaaaaaaaaataaaacaagtcacTTTAAAAGTTATGACCTGTTTGCATCTAATGAGCAGCATTCTGATTGGAATGCTTCCCCTAAAACTTCTAAGAATTATCATAGCAAGCTTGTCAGGCACAAGACAATTAGTGATAAGAAGAAAAGGACATTTGTCATGCCATTTTCCTGGCAAGAGCACCTACAAAAGCACAAATTAGAAATTAATTTAAATGGTATAATTACTGGTGAAAGCATGTTAAACATGGATGATTCGGTTCATAATAAAGATGACTCTCTTTATGGTTCATTGGATGCTGATTTCTTTGGTAATCCAGAAGCAGCACTTCACTGTGCTTTTTCAGCTCCTCCTAAAAATATACATAATAGACACAAAGTGTGTAAATGTGACAGATGTGAAAAAATCTTTCCTTCTTCATCCAAACTTCAAAGACATTATCTTATTCACACAGGACAGAAGCCCTTTGGTTGTAAAGTTTGTGGGAAGACATTTAGACAGTCAGCTCACTTAAAAAGACATCAGCTTACCCATACTGAAAAGACGCCATATAAAAGCCCTGTTTGCCAGGTGGAATTTGAAAATCTGAACAAACTTTTTAGTCATCAGGGAGATGGCATTGAATTTGAGTCCTCTCAGCCTGTGGGTTATTCCAAAAGACCTTCACAGGCATCTGGCTTTCCAGAATTTGAGCTGATTCAGTCAAATCAAGCAGGTGAAATCAAGCTAGAGTCTGGGGACTTTGTTCTTGGCATGAGCAGTAGAAACACACTGCCGTATTTGTGTAGTAAGTCGTTGGAAATGGAGCAAAGCCATTACAGTCACTGGTATGATTTTTCTGGAG ATCAGGTAAtacaagagaaaaagaaaggagtTGGAAAAGGAAGAAGTGGAGGAGAAAGCCCAGAGGGAAAAATAACTTCCACAACAGTAACACGAGATTGA